One Deltaproteobacteria bacterium DNA segment encodes these proteins:
- a CDS encoding 2-hydroxyacyl-CoA dehydratase encodes MKNLEPLLEEKAKSIGITSTIPVEVLFAAGRVPVDLNNIFITSPQAAAWVEEAEEEGFPRTLCSWIKGIYAALKHRPEIQTVIAVTQGDCSNTQALTEILVHQGIKVIHFNYPYNRDPALFKKNLEELMGHFGVSWSKVDRIRKRISPVRKKLALLDRETWKGNRVHGWENHLFLVNSSDFKGDLGLYEEELTQFLDALADRAKIPETVRLGYIGIPPIHSGFYGFIEQLGGRVVFNEIQRQFSLPGFGNNLIQQYLDYTYPYDIFGRIKDIGQAVEERKLDGLIHYTQTFCFRQVQDLLIRKQLSVPILTLEGDKPRPIDNRTRFRLEAFIDVLRK; translated from the coding sequence ATGAAGAACCTTGAACCACTTTTGGAAGAAAAAGCTAAATCCATTGGGATCACCTCTACCATTCCGGTGGAAGTACTCTTTGCCGCTGGTCGTGTCCCGGTGGATTTGAATAATATCTTTATCACTTCTCCCCAGGCTGCTGCCTGGGTGGAAGAAGCCGAAGAGGAGGGTTTCCCCAGGACCCTGTGCAGTTGGATCAAAGGTATTTATGCCGCCCTTAAGCATCGGCCCGAGATCCAGACGGTTATCGCCGTCACCCAGGGGGATTGCAGTAATACCCAGGCCTTGACCGAAATCCTGGTCCACCAGGGCATTAAAGTCATTCACTTCAATTATCCCTATAACCGTGATCCCGCACTTTTTAAAAAAAATCTGGAAGAATTGATGGGACACTTCGGGGTCTCCTGGTCAAAAGTAGATCGCATAAGAAAAAGGATTTCCCCTGTTAGGAAAAAATTGGCTCTTTTGGATCGGGAAACCTGGAAAGGCAACCGGGTCCATGGCTGGGAGAACCACCTCTTTTTGGTCAACAGTTCGGATTTCAAAGGCGACCTGGGGCTTTATGAAGAAGAACTGACCCAATTTCTTGATGCCTTAGCCGATAGGGCTAAAATCCCGGAAACGGTTCGTCTGGGATACATCGGCATCCCTCCCATCCATTCAGGGTTTTATGGATTTATTGAACAACTAGGAGGTCGGGTGGTCTTTAATGAGATCCAGCGTCAGTTCAGCTTGCCCGGCTTCGGCAACAACCTGATCCAGCAATACCTGGATTATACCTACCCCTATGATATCTTTGGACGGATTAAGGATATCGGACAGGCGGTGGAAGAACGGAAGCTGGACGGCCTGATCCACTACACCCAGACTTTTTGTTTCCGGCAGGTCCAGGACCTCTTGATCCGGAAGCAACTTTCCGTTCCCATCCTGACCCTGGAAGGGGATAAACCAAGACCTATCGACAACCGGACCAGGTTTCGCCTGGAAGCCTTTATCGATGTGCTTAGGAAATAG
- a CDS encoding 2-hydroxyglutaryl-CoA dehydratase — protein sequence MPIGIDLGSRFVKIVQTSDFKEFKKIRLDTVQFLTQRVKAGSEKTKHALILADLGLRPEKSLVVTGYGKHLMGEKIKAITEIRAHFRGACFQTGLKDFILVEMGGQDSKVLWVQDKKVMDFQTNDKCAAGTGRYLENMARLLNINIRKLSRKIEEPVQINNTCAIFGETEIIGFLMDQVPLERICAGINDSVSRRVIQMIRRYLPFPLVLCGGVALNKGVVTLLSRRYGQPIIIPEEPQFNGAIGCCLEGVSMEKIYESSKKGQSQQPRNLGLLKGKAEGLTKDS from the coding sequence ATGCCTATAGGTATTGATTTGGGAAGCCGTTTTGTTAAGATCGTCCAGACTTCCGATTTTAAGGAATTTAAAAAGATCCGTCTCGATACGGTCCAATTCCTGACCCAAAGGGTCAAAGCCGGCTCGGAAAAAACCAAACACGCCTTGATCCTGGCCGACCTGGGCCTGAGACCCGAAAAATCATTGGTGGTCACCGGTTATGGTAAACATCTTATGGGGGAAAAAATCAAAGCCATTACCGAGATTCGGGCCCATTTTCGCGGGGCCTGTTTTCAAACTGGGTTGAAGGATTTTATCCTGGTGGAAATGGGAGGGCAAGACAGCAAGGTTCTCTGGGTTCAGGATAAAAAGGTAATGGATTTTCAGACCAATGACAAGTGTGCGGCCGGCACCGGCCGCTATCTGGAAAATATGGCCCGGCTGCTGAACATTAACATAAGAAAGCTTTCCCGGAAAATTGAGGAGCCGGTTCAAATCAACAACACCTGCGCTATTTTCGGAGAGACCGAGATTATAGGTTTTCTCATGGATCAGGTGCCCTTAGAGCGGATCTGCGCCGGTATCAATGATTCCGTTTCCCGTCGGGTCATCCAAATGATCCGCCGCTACCTTCCTTTTCCTTTGGTCCTCTGCGGCGGGGTAGCCTTGAATAAGGGCGTCGTAACCCTGCTTTCCCGCCGCTATGGTCAGCCGATCATCATCCCCGAAGAACCTCAGTTTAACGGGGCCATCGGCTGTTGTCTGGAGGGGGTCTCGATGGAAAAAATTTATGAATCGTCGAAAAAAGGCCAATCCCAACAGCCTCGGAATCTTGGGCTGCTTAAGGGAAAGGCAGAAGGCCTAACCAAAGATAGTTGA
- a CDS encoding molybdenum cofactor guanylyltransferase → MTKYPCAGIILAGGLNRRMNGRNKALLFVGNQSIIGRQIELFQELFEQVILVTNRPLDFISWDITIVSDLLPFRSSLTGIHAGLFYTRPSHAFITACDMPFLKTEMIQVLLQDFDPKWDVIVPVTREGYQPLCAVYSKRCSKLIEDQLRKGEMKISKLFSKGQVKKIPEDTLKRIDPDLISFFNINTQEDLILSQTFN, encoded by the coding sequence ATGACAAAATACCCCTGTGCAGGAATCATATTAGCCGGCGGGTTAAACCGCCGAATGAACGGCCGGAACAAGGCCTTGCTTTTCGTGGGCAATCAATCCATAATCGGAAGACAGATAGAACTGTTTCAAGAATTGTTCGAACAAGTGATCCTGGTGACCAATCGCCCCCTTGATTTTATTTCCTGGGATATTACTATTGTCAGCGATCTATTACCGTTTCGAAGTTCTTTAACCGGAATCCATGCCGGACTTTTCTATACCAGGCCTTCCCATGCCTTTATCACCGCCTGCGATATGCCTTTTTTAAAAACCGAAATGATCCAGGTCCTGCTCCAGGATTTCGACCCCAAGTGGGATGTTATAGTTCCCGTCACCCGGGAGGGGTATCAGCCCCTTTGTGCCGTATACTCCAAGAGGTGTTCGAAGCTCATCGAGGATCAGTTAAGAAAAGGGGAGATGAAGATTTCAAAACTCTTTTCAAAGGGCCAAGTAAAAAAAATACCGGAAGATACTCTCAAACGGATCGATCCTGATCTGATTTCTTTCTTCAATATTAACACCCAGGAGGATCTAATCCTCTCACAAACCTTTAATTGA
- a CDS encoding sigma-54-dependent Fis family transcriptional regulator gives MSEPFQILIVEDDPLEADLLGQELEDHGYKTLWAEDGEKGLQLVQESLPDLVLLDILLPKLDGFEVVKKVKTNPKTRYIPVIMVTALVDMDERVKGLDSGADDYITKPFKTFELLARVRSMLRIRKMYLELTSTRAQLKESKEENVLLKKEIQGKYSFDNIIGRSPAIQKVFYLMEKAIESPVNVLIQGETGTGKELVARSIHYNSRRKDKPFVAQNCAALPENLLESELFGHKKGAFTGAIADKKGLFELAHKGTIFLDEIGDTPPSLQVRLLRVLQEGEIRRVGEVNPMKVDVRIIAATHQDLRQEIEAGRFREDLYYRIQTFPIPLPPLRERTGDIPLLAEFLLAKYCQRLEKQCQISPECLTLLDQYPFPGNIRELENEMVRALTLAPNQGNITPDLLSDTIRKVSKSSLDLDQGSVQEITVRLEKVLVKEALDEMGGNRTRAAQKLGLSRRGLLNKIRRYGLE, from the coding sequence ATGTCAGAGCCCTTTCAGATCCTGATCGTGGAAGATGATCCTTTGGAAGCCGATCTTCTGGGACAAGAGTTGGAGGATCACGGTTATAAGACCCTCTGGGCCGAGGACGGGGAAAAGGGGTTACAACTGGTTCAGGAATCCCTGCCCGACCTGGTCTTGCTGGATATCCTTCTGCCCAAATTGGATGGTTTTGAGGTAGTTAAAAAAGTTAAGACCAATCCTAAAACCAGATATATCCCGGTTATCATGGTGACGGCCCTGGTTGATATGGATGAACGGGTAAAAGGACTGGATTCCGGGGCCGACGACTATATCACCAAGCCCTTTAAGACCTTTGAGTTATTGGCCCGGGTTCGTTCCATGCTGCGAATCCGGAAGATGTATCTGGAACTGACGTCCACCCGGGCTCAACTGAAAGAATCTAAAGAAGAAAATGTCCTGCTCAAAAAGGAGATCCAGGGAAAATATTCCTTTGATAACATTATCGGCCGGAGTCCGGCGATTCAAAAGGTTTTCTATCTCATGGAAAAGGCGATAGAAAGCCCGGTTAACGTGTTGATTCAGGGGGAAACAGGAACCGGCAAGGAACTGGTAGCCCGTTCCATTCATTACAACAGCAGACGTAAAGACAAACCCTTCGTGGCCCAGAATTGCGCCGCCCTGCCGGAAAATCTTTTAGAGAGCGAACTTTTCGGTCATAAGAAAGGGGCCTTTACCGGAGCAATCGCCGATAAGAAAGGGCTGTTTGAGTTGGCCCATAAAGGAACCATCTTTTTGGATGAGATAGGGGATACCCCGCCTTCTTTACAGGTCAGGCTCTTAAGGGTCTTGCAGGAAGGTGAAATTCGGCGTGTTGGAGAAGTTAATCCCATGAAAGTGGATGTTCGGATAATTGCCGCCACCCATCAGGATTTGCGGCAAGAGATTGAGGCCGGAAGGTTTCGGGAAGACCTCTATTATCGGATCCAGACCTTTCCTATTCCTTTACCGCCCTTGAGGGAAAGAACCGGAGATATACCCCTATTGGCGGAATTTCTATTAGCCAAATATTGCCAACGTCTCGAAAAACAATGCCAAATCAGCCCGGAATGTCTGACCCTGCTGGACCAGTATCCCTTTCCGGGAAACATAAGGGAACTGGAAAATGAAATGGTCCGGGCCTTGACGCTGGCCCCGAATCAAGGAAACATTACCCCTGATCTCTTGTCCGATACTATTCGAAAGGTTTCAAAATCATCCCTTGATCTTGATCAGGGGTCCGTTCAAGAAATCACTGTTCGTTTGGAAAAGGTCCTGGTAAAAGAAGCTTTGGATGAGATGGGGGGCAATCGAACCCGGGCGGCTCAAAAATTGGGCCTGAGCCGCCGGGGATTGCTCAATAAGATCAGGCGATATGGTTTGGAATAA